In the genome of Salinigranum halophilum, the window TCGTCGCGTTGCGACTCCTGTGCGCTCACCAGTCGGTTGGTCCGCTCGACGAACCCCGCCGGGTCGACGAACATCTCGCTGACCTGCTCGGCCATGCGTTCGCAGTCGGCCCCGATGACCTCCGCTGGCGTCCCGAGCAGGTCGAACAGCTCGAACATCCGGTCGTTGACGGCCAGGACGTTGCGCGCGGCGTCCTCGGCGAGCACGCCGACGGGGAGCGTCTCGAACAGCGTCGACAGCAGGACGCTCGTCTGTTCGAGTTCCCGTTTCCGCTCCTCGCGGTCGGTGATATCCGTGATGAAGCCCTCCAGGACCCGTTCCCCGTCCGCGGCTGTCACCGCACGTCCTCGCTCCCACATCCACCTGACGCTCCCGTCTCTCGCGATGGCCCGGTAGGTGACCTCGAAGGGCTCACCCGTGTCGAGGGCCTCCTGGACGGCCTCCCACATCACGTCCTCGTCGTCGGGGTGGAGGACGTCTACCCCCCAGACCACGTCGCCGTCTGCCAGTTCGGACGCGGAGTACCCGACGAGTTCCGCACACTCCCCACGGACGTACTCCATCGGCCAACCCGGTTCGTTGCGGCATCGGTAGACGATGCCCGGGAGGTTGCTGATGAGCGTCTGCAACTGCCGGCTGGATTCACGCTTCTCGGAGACGTCACGCAGGACGCCGATGAACCGACGCGCGTCGTTCCGCTCGAACTCGCTGAACGAGACCGAGAGGGGAATCTCGTGGCCGTCGCGGTGTCGGCCCGCGCGCTCGAGAGCCTTCCAGTCGGCCGTCCTCTCGTCCGTCTCCAGCGGCCGGACTGGCCTGTCGTGGCGGCTGGACGGCAGCAGCGTCGTCAGTGACTGCCCGACGAGGGCTGTGGGGGCGTAACCGAAGACGTCCTCGGCGGCGGCGTTCGCGAACCGGATAGTGCCTGCGCTGTCGACGGTGACGATGACGTCGGACGAGTTCGACGTGATCGCTTCGAGCCGAGCACGGGTGCGTTCGGCCTCCTGTTCCGCCCACCAGCGCTCGACGACGTTCCCGATTCGGTTCGCCAGCACGGTGTACTGGTCCGTGCCGGTCCCCTTCTGCAGGTAGTCGGTCACCCCGGCGGAGATGGCCTCGCTCGCGATTTCCTCGCTCCCCTTGCCGGTGAAGAGGATGAACGGGAGGTCGGGGGACTCCGCACGGACGGCGTCGAGAAACGCGAGTCCGTCCTGCTCGGGCATCTCGTAGTCGGAGACGACGCAGTCGAAATCGCTCGCGGCGAGCGAGTCCAGCCCGGCGCTGACGCTCGTGGCCGTGTCGACCGCGAACCGGTCGTCTGCACGCTCGAGGAACGCGGCAGCCATCGCGGCGAACTCCGGGTCGTCGTCGACGTGGAGGACGCGCACGGTGTCACGCGACGGCGACATGGCCGTCTTCTCCGTCGCTCGGTGTTCGACACGACCGTACGACCGAGGAACGGGGACGACGCGACGTGCTCATCCTCGTCGCCTCCGCTTCCAGGTTCGGTTACGTTCCATACGACTTCTACTGCGACCCGACGAAGCAACATCTGAAAAACATATCCATAGAGTATCACCTGTGATACCAGAGCCGTGCGCCGAGACGAGGAGGTCCGAGTCGAGCCGTGCGGCGGAACGCCGACAGCGGCGAGCAGGGATGTCTCGGTCGACGCCGAACGTCGTCTATCACCTCCGAGACTGCCGGAGCGCTGATTTCGAGATGGAGCGCGCCCCGGTCCCGAGACCGGGTAGTCCGCCCCCTCCCGGTTAATTCCCCGCCGTCGGGGGCCCGACGCACCCGGAACCTCAGTCCTGAAACTCTCCGGCCGGGTCGACCCCCGCAAGTGCGTCGCCGAGTGGGCAGGGTCGTCGACGCCGGGGTCGGAGCCGACGTGTCCTGCAGATGTACGGTCTGCGCGATGGGCAGGAGGACCCGGATTCAATGTCGGGGACATGGTAGACTGGACGGAGCAGTCAGTACCTGTATGCCCATATCGTAGGCATCTCAGGAGCCAGTAGCCCAAAGAGTGAGGCGGCTTCGGTCCGAGGAGCCAACGAGGAGAGAATGAGGCGAAGGGAGTGCCTCTCAGGAGCGACGACCGCTCTCACTCTCGGACTGGCAGGCTGCACCGAAACTGGGGAACAGTGTCACTCGGGACATCACGGCCCGCCGAAAGGGGTTGAGGTGACCAGTCACGCGACGGGGGAGCGAACGGTTTCGATAGCGTCCGACGACGTCGAGAGCGAGTCCTCGGAGCCCGTCTTCTCTCGGCGCACGACGATACGCCCGGGTGAGGAACAGAGGTTTCCGAACGTGGCAACCGACCCGGGAAGATATCGCGTCGTCGTCGAAACAGACTCACTCTCCGGCGAGTGGACCGAGACGACCGAGCGGTGTGGTATCTGGTTACTGCTTGTGGACCTCTACGACGAGCGAATAGAGGTGAGACAGCCGGGTTCGATGTGAGTGTGGACGAGTGACGGCTACAGGTACTCGATAGAGTCGTCGTCGGAGAACCGCTCCTGCAGGTGCGCATCGACGGCTTTCACCACATCGCCGATTTGACGTCCCTGCTGCCGAACGAAGACGATTCCGGCGTGGTCGAGTCCTTCCCCTTCGACGAGTGAGAGGAAGTCGTCGTCGAACGTCAGGCGAACCCAGTCGCGTTCGACGGCGTACGTCAGTTGGTCCCGGTCGGGGTCGCCCAGCGTCCCCTCCTCTCTGGCCGTGTGAACCGTCCACCCGCGGCGACGGAGTCCATCCGCGACTGGAATTCAGATACTCTCGTCACAGTAGACCGGTCTCGTCATGCGGATGCGGGTTCAGAAGAACTGGACCGGAAGTCGTCGATGTGGTCGTAGTAGTACGCGAGTGCTCTGTGGACGTCCGCGAGCGTGAGGTCCGGATAGAGCTGTGTGATTTCGTCCGGTTCGTAGCCGCTGTGCTCGTACGCGACGGCGATGTCTTTCACACGGATACCCGTTCCCTCGACAGTCGGCGCACCGTTACTGTGTGCGCTGTCCCGGACGATTCCCATACGAGAGGGATAGTATCGATGGCGACTTGAAACGTGAGGGTGAGAGAGCCCAGACTCGTGAAACCGACGGCCTACTGTCCCTCGACGGCGGTCACGTCAGCACCGTTAATACCGTCGCCCGACAACGCCGGAACAGACGCAGATGCACGGTCTGAGCGATGGGCAGGAGGACCCGGATTCAATGGCAGGAACATGGTAGACTGGACGGAGAAGTATCGCCCGACGACGCTGTCGGAGGTGCGCGGCAACGACAGCGCTCGCGACGAGTTCGAGAAGTGGGCCGACACGTGGGACGACCATCGGGAGGCGGTCGTGTTACACGGGAGTCCGGGCGTCGGAAAGACGAGCGCCGCGCACGCGCTGGCCGCCGACAAGGGCTGGGAGACGATGGAGTTGAACGCGTCGGACCAGCGGACGGCGGACGTCATCGAACGGTTCGCCGGCCGCGCGGCGATGAACACGACCCTCGCGGGCGCGGTCGACGCCGAGTCACGCGGACAGCGTGACCGCGGCCGCCAACTCGTCATCCTCGACGAGGCGGACAACATCCACTATCAGAAGGATTACGGCGGGAAGCAGGCGGTCACGAAGCTCCTGAAGGAGGCGAACCAGCCTATCGTCCTCATCGCCAACGAGTACTACGATATGTCCCGCGGGATGCGGAACGCCTGCCAGGAGGTCGAGTTCCGCGACGTCTCCGCGCGGTCCATCGTG includes:
- a CDS encoding DUF433 domain-containing protein encodes the protein MGIVRDSAHSNGAPTVEGTGIRVKDIAVAYEHSGYEPDEITQLYPDLTLADVHRALAYYYDHIDDFRSSSSEPASA
- a CDS encoding DUF5615 family PIN-like protein, which codes for MPVADGLRRRGWTVHTAREEGTLGDPDRDQLTYAVERDWVRLTFDDDFLSLVEGEGLDHAGIVFVRQQGRQIGDVVKAVDAHLQERFSDDDSIEYL
- a CDS encoding PAS domain S-box protein; its protein translation is MSPSRDTVRVLHVDDDPEFAAMAAAFLERADDRFAVDTATSVSAGLDSLAASDFDCVVSDYEMPEQDGLAFLDAVRAESPDLPFILFTGKGSEEIASEAISAGVTDYLQKGTGTDQYTVLANRIGNVVERWWAEQEAERTRARLEAITSNSSDVIVTVDSAGTIRFANAAAEDVFGYAPTALVGQSLTTLLPSSRHDRPVRPLETDERTADWKALERAGRHRDGHEIPLSVSFSEFERNDARRFIGVLRDVSEKRESSRQLQTLISNLPGIVYRCRNEPGWPMEYVRGECAELVGYSASELADGDVVWGVDVLHPDDEDVMWEAVQEALDTGEPFEVTYRAIARDGSVRWMWERGRAVTAADGERVLEGFITDITDREERKRELEQTSVLLSTLFETLPVGVLAEDAARNVLAVNDRMFELFDLLGTPAEVIGADCERMAEQVSEMFVDPAGFVERTNRLVSAQESQRDDEFELRDGRTFARSYEPIELSDGAGHLWVYHDATARKTREQSLRRTNERLEEFASVVSHDLRNPLNVAEGRLELARETDDSEHLASVARAHDRMRVLIEDLLTLAHDGAEVGELEPVTLSTVSERGWANVETGNATVRTATDGVIRADRSRLQQLLENLFRNAVDHGSTSNRPEAADGVEHGGSSVSVTVGALDDGFYVEDDGPGIPADDREAVFDVGYSTSREGTGFGLAIVEQVADAHRWDVRATEGHDGGARFEIRGVELAET